The Plectropomus leopardus isolate mb chromosome 14, YSFRI_Pleo_2.0, whole genome shotgun sequence DNA window GAATGAAAGATCAAGAAGAGGCCCTGCTCACAATCACAGAACAGTAATCAGAAAATGCTGACAGGCAGGCAGAAAGAAATCAGGTCAAAACTACTGAATCGAAAAAGGAAAAGCCCACACTCACTTGAAGGCGGCAGAAGAACAGGAGCAAATATGGAGTTGCTACCTGTGAAATTTAAAGAGGGAGAAGATGATTGATTTCACTAGAAAGGTGCATGCTCCAACCGTAAACAGCAGGTCCCGTGATTAAAGCTCAgactttagtttttatttttatcagtcaTCTGTCAGCGTTCATTCTTtacgctttgaaacctggaccgaTGTCAGTTTtatcacaagcatttaacctttgaatcatgagaaaaatggtttgatttctttttcagaaacagaagaaaaaacacaacacttggcaagaaatgtcctgcaaattccAAGATTTTGTaggtttagattttttttttttttaaatcaagggGGAAAATGCCCACAAAACtataatcatattttttgttttttactttcctaTTTTTGCTaatgttaagatttttttgtaactttttaatcaatttcttgctgttttgggctgttttttattgtgctaatgacatttttttcaagaaaagaGCCATTTTTCTCAGgcttcaaaaggttaaaaaagcatCATGCCAATATGATGCAGAGAGTGGAGAAGGAATAAGACTGTCCACTAAGCCACAGATAAAGTTTACTCTTTGCAATAATAAAAAGAGCATTAAGTGGAGAGTCAGTGGGCCAAACAGCTCCACAGCCCATTACAGCTGACAGTCATGTGATCcaatcaatatttaaaacaccgtaagcaaaaaataaatttaagtaCTTACTGACTTTGAATGAGGTGTTTATTAAGTTTCCCTctctttgataaaaaaaaaaccactgatATTAAAGAAGACGCAGAAAGGTGGGATTTCTGCAACTCACCGCCGTAGGAGCTGCTGAGGTCGTGCTCCATGAAGACTGAGCTGAGGTCGGAGGAGGCCGACTGCGGAGGGGTCGGCGTGTTCGGGGAGGTGGGCACCGAGGCCGACGCCGGCGTCTCCGGCTCAGTCTCGGCGATGCTCCGGAAGGTGATCTTGTGTGGGGGCTCCCTCTCCAGGGGGACGGGGTGGCCCTTCAGGGTGCCAGAGGTAGACGTTCGCACGGGCCGGATCCCCGGGGATTTCAGAGTGTACATGGTCTTTCTGGGCTGCAGGAGAAGAAGCAGAAATGTAACAGCGGCAAATTTATCGTCAATACAGTCTGTTCTCTCTTCCTCTGAGAAAGAACCCAGAGCTCACTGAAActtaccaaaataaaatgattccaGCAAAGCAACACTGCATCAAATAAGCACAACAGAAATGTCGAATAGGTTCGATAACCAAGTTTAGCTGTATATGTTTAAACAGGGCTCCTGCAGCTGAAGGCAAGGTGGATTTAAGACTTTAGACTTTTTTATTGCCACTCAAAATTAGGTTAAATGGCAGTTTTCTAATAGGGAGGGACAATTTTagtttgcccaaatatttattgtaatataaaacttttttttgtccagtggtaAAGATTATCTGtgtcaaatattgaaaaataacccaaaacaaTCGTTTTAGAGtgaaacacatggaagacaacaAGCGTGATATATTATCGTAAaagtatctatttggtttaccaacagaagtgggaaatatctgccATTTCTGCACGTTTTTCTGGGCGATTTTGTgcttctcactctgcatgtgagcGTCCACAGTTCGGATCATGAtgagtttaaaagaaagaaTGTATAAAATTATGTCTTAACAAAATAGATGTTTCCAATTATTTAGAGATTTTACCATGCAACCTCAGAAACAATTTTTCAGAAAATCCTACTTTGCacgtctgagcatttttaagatttttgaaagattcattTAAACCAATTTCTGGTATTAAATTGGCTGGGTGATACAAGCTGAAAAttaaattgtgatatttttaggctatatctcaATACATGACATGTATCTTAATATTCTTAAATCTCTTCAGAAGCTCTTTATTAAAGCTAGCACTGGGAGacagaataaaacattacaattatcatttttttatcgtgttttgatgtgaaaatattgtCAGAATGACAATTGAtcctttgaaaaataataatacaattaaatttttgatcaataatcattagtaatgtagATATAACAACTAAGTGGGTGAagacaagtattaaaacaagtagaactGTCTGATAATTTGAGAAAAGTAGATCACTTTTGTGTGATGCAACCTtttaaatcaggaaaaaaacaatttattccacatcacaatataacaatatccaGTGTCTAAGACGGTATATAGTCTCACATCGATAAGATAGAATATCTTTTATTGTCCAGCCCTTATACCAAATAAGGCctcatttttagattaatgaattcaatcccttttaagactttttaaggatccgcggGAACCCTGCAATAGCGTTTCTGCAACAGGAACGTCACTCTGACTGAAGCACTGCAGGATGAACACTTACAAATCGGGGAGCCTGCCTGCAGTTCCGTGGCTCAATATCCAGAGACATTTTGAACAGGTAGTCCGCAAACTCCGTCTCACTCCTGTTTCCCATCGGGTTCAGGTTCTCAAAGAACCTCTGTGCAACAGAAAACAAGTCTGAGTTCAGATCTATGAAACATGTTGAAGACCAAAgagaaagctgaaaaatgaagaacAGGGACGCTCACCCTGATTTCGTGCTCCACCTTCAGACAGTACGGCTGGTTCTGATACTGCTGGATCTCTCCGGTGATTTCGGCCACTTTCCTCCTCTTGCTGAAGTTGATCAGCTCTTTGCCGTGACGTTTGAGGAAGTCTGGGTTGCCTTCCTCCGTCTTCAGGATGTTGGTTAAATAGATACCTGTGGATGAAGACGAGCGTGATGGTGGTCAAGGGGagaaaaagtttgaaatgtAGACGTGAAGAATCCTAAAACTCTGgctgtttttataataaatatttgtgtCTCAAACTGACAGTTATACACGTTGTTTTGTCTCGGGTCATTTCATACTGAACTTGTAGTGGCTTCATAGTAGCACAGGTGAAGACTTACCAAAGAAAGGCACACAGGGCGGGTTTATTGACTTGAGTTTAGCCAAGTATTTCTTAAAGTGGTCCTGACTCAGTTCCACAGCTTCTTCcaggattttctttttcctttctggTATTGCCTGCGGGTGCAGGAGGGAGTAAAATCGCATTATTGATGTTCTGACCAACAGTTCAGCCTTAGattaaaatgcatgtcaaaccaaacatcaaattttttaaattgcttatGATTGCTAAAAgttttcttggttgtttttcaaaatatgtagGAACAAACACGACATTATTCAGCAGTTGGACACAAgcaaattttagttttgtttgttgttttgtttggaattttgttagttttattaagtaaatgaatatattcaatcaaattaaacattaaattgaaTCACAAAGCCATTTATATTAAGGTGAGACTTACAAAATTTTGTTCACCTGGTTCCTGCACAAGATTCCTCATGTGTCTTGACGAACTTGTCCTCCTGATCTACCTGACTTACATTTCGGGCCTTACCTGCTACCTCACGTTTATTTCTTTccttcatttcttgtttttgttgttattttgtgccACTAGCAATAAGCATCTACATAAAAAGTTGTCTCTCTGTGTattccattatttattttttttctggtgtgtgaGGATCATTGCAGCTTCACAGAGTGGCTACCATAGAGGGAAGATACTTTGTAAAATTACCGTGATTGTTTTGCTCTGGGAAAGAGTCACAGTTTTTCTCCTGATCGCTTTAATAGTTCGACTCACCTCAAAGGTGTGGTCGAGCCGATAGACTGGGACAGAGTTGATGGCGCTGACCACCTCCAGCACACCGTTGAAGTTGTTGAGCTCCTGGAAAACCTGCAGAATCTCGATGACTCGGGACAACACGGCCACCCTCTCTTCCAGGTTCATGGTTTCTACAATACATCTGAGAgcgacacacaaacacactcggttaaagggtttttttttgcaggaccAACTAAAACCAATTCTGCATGAAAAATCTGAATCGCTGGACTCACTTCTCGAACCACAGCGTGAGGTTGGTGGTGTGGCGAATCATGCGCAGCAGGTTCGGCGAGTTCTTCTCTTTGTCCTCTTTGGTCCAGACGCTGCCGACCAGCTCAGACGGCCGGACAGCTCTGTGGACAaggagtgttttttaatttttctgacaCGCAGGTAAACAATTTATGATGACAGATTCCCTCTAGCAAACGTCTCAagtgtttcctcttttttatctgtaaaaacaaactgattaaaGTCTTCATCCACTGCTCTGACTCACCTGTAGAGCTCTGATTCGAGCAGAGTCAGCTGGCGGGCGATCTCTATAGGATGAAGGGTCATGAGGTCAAACGAGTCCGCCTGTCCTGCTCTGCTGATGTGCCACTCGATGGGAGGAGGCGGGCTCTCGAAGGTGATGTTGTGACTGACACCGTTTGACTGTGTCTGCAGCTTCCTCCTGATGATCTTGTTGATGGATTCAACCCACTTTCTCATAGACTTCCCTAAAAAGGAAACACAGTGTATAAAATGTTGTATGTGAaagctttatttaaacaaacaacaagctGTCACTGTGTTTTGCTTAGTTAAAGATGATAGAGAACCTAGAAACAAATTTAATGTTCGTAATTCAGCTTTGGACCGCATTTTTTTAGTGCAGCAGAGGAATAAACTGTGTGCAGTTTCTCACCTCGCAGCTGAATCTTGCTGGTGATGTACTCCTCCAATCGACTCCTCAGCTCCGGATCGTTCTCAAAGTCGTAGAAATGATGCTCGACCCACTGACGGAAAACGTTGAGAACCCTGTGAAGCAAAGACATGTTTACTGTATTTAAGGTATTGTCCTTCATGTGTATTTCACACActtttatttgaagtatttGTGAGGAACTTCAGACAACACACTGGATACTGCATATATGTTTCCATttatgtttaacaaaaaaagaaaacaaacattcttaCTTTTTTACCACATAAACTTATTatcaagattttcttttttttaatttttgctttaattGAGCAGTTGGCAGTAAAAAGGTTTACAAGAATCTAAGGGAGAGAAAAGGGTTCGACATGCAACACATGCCCTCAGCTGGACTTCGCACTGCAACGTTGCGGTTATGTTGCATGTAACTAACTATTTGATTACCAGAGCAGAATCCTGCATTAGGTCGGGTACCACGAATACTTCAAATGTAATTTGCGGGCggtatttttctttattttatttgcggGTTTTCTTCTGGATTAAAAAAGAACGTGCGTGTCAGACCGCAGGTGTTggatgaaaaacttttttttttttttttttttacactgcttaCTCCACCCACTAATGACGGCAAACTTATTTTTCAAACagattttatataattttaaataatctttttatatcttttgcATTTCCTCAAttgtttgaaaataataatttagtttcacatttttgaaaaatgatcactttaaaTGTGCTGCCTAACAGTGCATGGTTATTATAGGATTTTCAGTGTCGGGTCAGGCCGTGAATCTTGTGGCGGCGGGTCGGTTTGCGGATCTGATTGGTCATATTTGCAGGTGGTTGggccactgtgttttttttaagttgtggTTCTGGTTCGGAAGCCAGTTTTGCAAACCATTTAGGCAAACAAAGTCCTTAACTAAACCGTTTTTGGCTGGCTGGCAGTGTGTACTCTTTACCCTGGTATGTTTGacttaaaaatagaaacagcaggaaggttttgtgattttttcctGAAGAGGTCCTTTCACCTTCTTTAAGTATCCTTGTAACGATTGGACCACATTTCAATGTTTATAACAATAGACCACCCAAAGTCCAAGACAAGTTCTGTTATTTTGTACCACTTTAACAAGTTAACAAACATCATGACCGACTTACTTCCATCTTTGGGTGTTTCACAGGATACTTTTCATGCAGAGAACATACGGTATCTGTGACCAGTGGACTTGTATCTCATCATGTGTACCTGCACTCTTGAGTTTCTATGACTAAACTTTGAAGGATTTTATTGCAGCTGCTCTTTACTAAAGCGGCTGTGCAGTCTGATACCGAGAAGCTTTCAGTTTTTAATGGTACTTACGGGACTATTCCTGACTCTGCTGCTCCTTATAAGGACACAAAGTCGAATACAAAGTGATTCTGTGGCTCACTGAGAACATTCAGGCCTTCACAGCAGAGCgtaaaaaaagagccaaacaacagcaacgcgagacaaagagacatgaaatcTTTGTGGCATTTTGAAAGGCCTTGTCAGGAGATAGAAGAAAGCAGCTCACTTTTTAGATTTCATCTAAAAGTTTAGAGattcaaggaaaaaaataaaaataacaattatttaaaaatatattttataaatattttattacttatgaaattacttatttattaattattattatttactatgtattattatttacttaattttttataaaaatatattttttaaaagtgctgcaCAAATTCAACATGATGCCTTTcttgcagttgtttttctttgtctttgaggAACctcacaaaaaacaatcagagaCCCGCTGTGATTGGACGGCTGTCCCACCTGAGTTGGACTGGCTGCACATATTCCCTCCTGAATCTCTGGAGCTCGGCCGCCATCGGCTGGTCACCGTTCCAGAGAGCCTGTCGGTCCTCCTCAGTCGGTTCTGGCTCAGGGATCTCAAttctaatgataaaaatataaaagatcaGACAAATGATATTTCAAGACATCAAGGCACCCACATCACcgataaatatattttccaagTGAGGACAGAAAGCTCAgagataaatacatttaacagCCGCAGCAATGTTGCGGTTGAACCGTACCTGTCTATCAGCAGGGTGAGGAGCtcctgtggtttgcagaatgATCGGTATGTGGTGAGAAACGTGCGCACAAAATTAGGATCTACAAACAGATGACAAAGATTAGATAACAGACAAACAATCAACATTACAATCCATCATTGCAAAATAAACCTTAAAAATGTCTCTCCattagggatgtcccgatcagATCAGAAGGATCAGTATCGGACCCgatcaatgcattttttatttgactggGATCCGTAATTTTAAGCACGGACCCTGCCCGATCCTTTGTTTATGTGTGCCCTCACACAGGTGTCGTTAACAAAAAGCACAGTTTGCGGCAGATATTCAGGATTTATTGTAACGTCGCCACTCCGATaagtagaaaatgatttttttcaatgttcaaCCTTAGatgctacacacacactttaatttcctttaaatttaatgtttacTTAGGTAATGTTTATGCATGTTTGAactggtgtgtgtgtcatcTGAGTTATAACTTAACTCTTCTCTTTTATTAACTATttgtttatcttattttatgcCCATATATTCTATTTGAGCCCCGTTCAGGAAGTGCAACagaattttagttttattaacCTGTGCAGTGACAATAAATATccttttctattctattctatagcATTTTAAGTAGAATTtcaatctttttaaattttagtgaACTTCTTCtactataatgctgtaataaaCAGATTTCTTTATACTGCATTGCGGAGCTATTAAACTATCAAGCATATACcctggattgattttaataacttttaagtCCCTGAAGTTTGCAGCTGTAATATTCAGGTAAATACAATTATCGGATTGGACTCAAATTATATATCAAATGACTCCGactgagggcaaaaaaaaatatttgatcgGGACATTCCTACTCTccagtgtcatttttaaaatgtctgtccACAGGAAGCTTACCAGCATACATGTGGTAGGTGAGCCTCTCTATGAGCTTCACCACTGTGCCGGCCTTTATGATGGGGATGCCCGTTTTGCTCTGCACTTTGTCCTCAAACACAATATTCTCTTCAGAGTCCTGCACAGCAAAGCGGTAAACCTCCGGGGAGGGCAGTCTTAGAGGATGCTCCTGCTCCTCGTGCTGCAGCACTGTGTCCAACATGCGATCCAAAGTGGAGCGGTACTGCAGAGTCACCAGCCCCGCCATCCACGCCGCCTTCTCATCTGCTGTCCGTGCACAGAAAACCGCACAGTTTTCATCTTTTCCTATCAGTTCAAAGGCGTGCCGCAGCTCCGCCAAGTCCTCGCGGTCCACGATGCGGATCTTCCTCAGCACAAACTTCTCCTTGAGGCGGTACTCCGCCCCGCTGCCTGAACCCGGCAGCCGTGAGCTCTGATTGGCCTTGCAGCTTATCATCAGGCcgtcaaacaggaagttgtgtcTCTCGTGCTTGGCGCCTGCTCGTAAAAGTGGACCCTCCAGGATGAACTCGCTGCAGCACTGACCGATGTCTTTTCCCTCCCAGCCGTCAATGCTCTTCTGAATCTCGTTCATGCGCTTGATGGCGAGTTGTTTGCTACGAACCTGCCTGCTGTACAGGCGGTACATGGGCTCACTGTGAGGAAGGAGAGAAGTCTGGAGTCAGAAAACTGAAGAGCTCAaagcataaaatcaaacattaaaataataaaatatcacatcTGGATCAACGTGTGCACTCAGCCTCTACAACTGCATCTTTCTTGTGCGCTCACAGATTTATGAATTTAGTTGTAAAGCAAAAGCGGCACATGTAAACTATTTTCTGCCATTTGTTCAATTACATGTAGACAGAGTGaccaaataaatattaattattatagaAGCTAAAGGCGAGGAGAGAGGAAGCATACCCGGGTTTACGGCGAGGCTGGTGCTTGGCATAGATGCGCTCCACGCTACACTGAAGGTTAAGTAGCGCTGTGATCGCCTGTTTCAGACATTCTCTGTCGTCTTGGTCTTGACTGCGCTCCTGAAGttgctgtaaaaatgtcagataacacacaaacatcagatATGTTGATATGTTCTTGCCTTCAACAGCCTTAGCAAATGTAGTGATATTTAGACAATACACAGACATAGATTATGGCAAACCAAAATATAAACcaaacataaaatatgccaCACTGTTTTTCCCTGCAGCAAGAGATTTAAATCCAGTATGTTTCATCATTATTAACCACTAACCAGGGGTGTGttacaaaattaaacacaaacaaaaacatttaataaactCGAGTAGTAAACTCAAAACCAGAatgaaaatcaaacatttgattAGAAGCGTCCATGTGTCAATATTTACCTGCAGTAGCTCAAAGTAGTGCATACAGTGGTATACTGGGACCATCATCAGCTGTGGAAGGACATACTGGACTGCTTCTTTGAAGCCTTCTGCAACTGACTggagacacaaagacatacagGACGAACTGTTAGTGATGAATCAGTGTGACGACATTACTGACAGATTTGAACCAACCAACATGTGATTGAGAAACACACTTTAAAGCAGGAAATGTTATTTAGAACAAGTGAAAATTCCCAATAGCTGCGACCATGTACACACATCCGTCCATGTGTTGCTTCTTTTTGACAATGGGCATGAAGACTTTATTAGCTGTCCCTAATATCATGACCAAACTTTGCACAAAATCTCGGGGACGTCTGCTAATCCATTTGAAAGTTTTTTGAGAAAGTTCTCTCAAACTGCCACTTGTGCCCCTTTcagacaaagagaggagaaatTTATGCTGACCCACCAACTAACCAACCAACAGAGTGACCTATAAAGCTGCTGGTCGCAGCAAAATAACATGTTAGTGTCAAAACCCATTGATTCTATAATCCCAAAAACTTAAAGCTGCAGTGTTGGACTGTTGTCTCCCCCCTCTGGCagcaaaaataattacacaaacactgctgacaCATGCTTATGACATATGCCTGCAGGTGAACTCGCCACATCTCCCTGCCCCCAGGAGCGCTactttcaagtctttttttttttcttttgtccttcCTCTGGACACTGAATTACAGATAGAGTCCACTCCAGAAACCTTTCTTGAACGCTTCTTAGGATTTTCCGCCAAAATCCTAGTTGTTGCTGTCACTATAGTCTCGCCCCTTCCTGCCCCCTTTagcttgaaataaaaaacatcatttctgCTGAACCAACACAGGAAAGTTGCCACAGATGCAACAACGTtgctgagaaataaaaaagctttcCCTGGCAATTGGATTTATCAGCACTGTGTGAAATCATCCGGCGAGGGcttgaatgtaaaaaaacattaatttacaaGTAGCAGTCTCTAACAAATTCCTACTTATccataaacaaaacatactgatttttataaacattaaacagaacttttaacattaaatttCATTCACTCCAAAGTAACCATTAGTTAGATTACTCGATGTGTTTAAACCTGTCTGAGGCTCGAGTTTTATGGCCCCAGTAGAGGCCAATTGCATGATTTATCAAGTGGATAAAACAGGATCACACGTGAGGCACAATAATAAAGACTAAAGAAATATATTCAGAATTGTAAAATAACctcaaaatacaacaattcagAATTGGAAAAAAGATGTATTCCTCAATACAAATTACTGCAAATGACAAATAGAAGAGAACAGTGAAGACAAGGATTAAAATGTGCACGTTTCAGAATATAAATGAGGCCGAAAGGCTGCAGGGTGACGAGTGATGgaggacagaaggagagagaagcGGTTGACCGAGTAAAGGCTTCAGGGTAACCGGAGAGGAGGCCGTCATAGTATCCATTTAAATCCCCCGTTCCCCTGATAGACGACTCAGAATCAATATGCTACTACTCAGACTCCACAGCAGCGGCCACACTGTCTGCGTGGGGAGGGGAGGGGCAGAGACGAAGAGCGTCTGTGTGCAcggaaaagaaaagacatcaGCTGCCTGACGCACACTGATGGACAGCCGGGGGGAACAATGACCTAAGTTTAGATCATGTTATTGATATGTCAGCATCCTGCGGGTTTACAAATTGTCTGTGTGCATTAGGACTGCATCATAATCAGCACAATGTATTCCCGTTGATTGGGTGCAATACTGGTGCAAAGGGGCTGCTTTGGTAAACAAAATCAAGCGCTCCCTACACACAAGTAAGTCTGAttcaaatatgccaaaaaacGCAGgtgaaggttaaaaaaaaaaaacatgctaactttgtttgctgtttttatgctaagctaacctgTTGCTAGTTTCATCTTACAAGGACAGTTCaaccccaaaataataaaatacatatttttcctcttacctgtagcacTATTATCGatcaagattgttttggtgtgagttattGGAGATATCTGCTTTCTCTCTGATACTACAGTGAACTACACCCAACAACCGTACCAACCAGTGCAggaggaagcgtgcatctactcagcTGGATGAGAGGCTTGTGATGGCGACAGTCCAAGaggtaaacattaatggcgtcctcctgaGCCGTAATTTAAGTTAGCTCAGTGATGCTCTGTGAGCTAGCAGATAATTCACACTGCCTTTTGATACAGTTGATGGGTATAGTTTAATGTTTAACTTTAACACAAGATCGTTTGTTACCAGTCAGCCACCATATTGTTTTTGGACTGGCAGAAACCAAACAGCATTACGTCGTACACCAGCGGGAGCTTTTATTGGTTGAgtgtggcgcagtgcattctgcaggttttcccttttcctctgttttctctggtcatgtagcaccagtttctaaaatatttttgtctttttactgcacagacatttcagttttatgacaagctttccagcagtgaaatagtCCTTTAAATTTTGCTATAGATATCAGCCTTGAAGTCCAGCATCTATATTGAGCTTTACTTCAAACTAAGAAGAGATCTCAGCTTAATGTAAAGGGCTAGTTATACATGTGATCAGAGCAGAtcaagtggaaataaagttgattttttCGAGTCTCTACAGGAGAGTGCATCATTGTGGCAGCAGCCTAAATATAAACACAGAGTGCAGTAAGAAAACGGTACAGAACGACGATGAGAACAACATGTTCCCATTTCACAGGAGGTGCAGGGCCGCTTGAACCCATGTCGCAGGTCTTCTGCTGTCTTAATTCacagcttatttttattttcaatgttaAATGCGCCTTTGGCCACCGAccccctcctccatctccacctcctcctccccaggAGAAAAATGGCCCGCAGTGTGGCTGCctgttctatttttaaaaaggcgaTGTAATTTACCCACAATACCAGACGCTGCAGAGTGCAGGGGCTGAGTGCTCGACAGACACATCTATCTGACAGAAAgcggggagggagggagggaggaagtcAAGAAGGATGGAGCGAGAAAGATGAAGTACATGCAACGAGACAAAAGCTGAGGAGGTAGAGCAGAAGCgctcatgatgatgatgatacagCCGGGGGTTCGATCCACAGAAAGCGTCGTAATGTGTGACTTCATAACAGGTGCTGTGAATGACAGCGTGCATGTGATGCTGCACAAAGAAGGAGGAGACACACAGCCGTCAGCTCAGAGATCAAACACAAAGTTAGAGATGCTAAAATAGGATTAGCCAATGTAGCAGAGACAGGAGCAGAGCAGTTTGATAAAAAGGGGTGGAAAGTGTGTGAGGGGCAGGGAGGTTTAGAGGGGCGGCTGGTGGTGAGACACCATTACACCATCTGCCCCTGGGACCACCACtgatgaccacacacacacgcacacaaaggcacacacacaccaactgtaTTTGTGAAACACCACAATAAATATCTCCTTTTGACGAGGCCGAATCAGAGTCTTTGGACTTTAAAGCTGATTAGTAGAcaagcgggctgtcggacatgtaatatcataatgaaaatatcatgttattatcataattttaattcaGCTTACATTTAAACCATTATTTCCCTGTTCATGATCTTTTTATGTTATCCTGAATTGTGTAGTACTTTGAAAAGTCTGTTTGAATGTGAGAGCTGCtaattaatcatcaataatcGGTCTGATGATCTATGATGGTAACTGTGGTATCATCTTGAAGGTGGTTCACAGCAGGGGTAttcaactaattattattatttattaaactttccagcattatataaaaattaaacacagagacaacacGCCTTTTTCAGGTCATATATTGCTATGTCCTTACAGAAAGATAGCAAGTGAAACaatgtgaggtgtttttaaataaaatatttttggctatcaatacagtgcaaaaaaagctttatttttaactCCTGTGGCCTCTCCCCCACTCTCATACAATGAgtttatgaaaataaacactggGTGTGGGTAATCAGAGGATAGTGTCATTACTGTTGATCTAACTGGGGTTACACTGGTGGTTTGAGGGT harbors:
- the sos2 gene encoding son of sevenless homolog 2 isoform X2, which gives rise to MQPQQIYDFSSDENSHKWRGLFVQALRKVQKQVHPNLLAKEDALQHIEELILQLLNMLCVAQPRSVQDVEERVQKTFPHPIDKWAIADAQSAIEKRKRRNPLLLPVDKIHPLLKEVLGYKVDYHVSLYIVAVLEYISADILKLAGNYVGNIRHYEISQQDIKVSMCADKVLMDMFDQEEDIGLMSQCTEEPSSSGELTYDDLVRLEIAEERQYLRELDLIIKVFRQHFLSNPKIFTPQDVEVIFSNILDIHELTVKLLGLIEDAVEMTADGSPHPLVGSCFEDLAEEQAFDPYETLSQDILSKDFHEHFNNLMARSTAGLYFQSVAEGFKEAVQYVLPQLMMVPVYHCMHYFELLQQLQERSQDQDDRECLKQAITALLNLQCSVERIYAKHQPRRKPGEPMYRLYSRQVRSKQLAIKRMNEIQKSIDGWEGKDIGQCCSEFILEGPLLRAGAKHERHNFLFDGLMISCKANQSSRLPGSGSGAEYRLKEKFVLRKIRIVDREDLAELRHAFELIGKDENCAVFCARTADEKAAWMAGLVTLQYRSTLDRMLDTVLQHEEQEHPLRLPSPEVYRFAVQDSEENIVFEDKVQSKTGIPIIKAGTVVKLIERLTYHMYADPNFVRTFLTTYRSFCKPQELLTLLIDRIEIPEPEPTEEDRQALWNGDQPMAAELQRFRREYVQPVQLRVLNVFRQWVEHHFYDFENDPELRSRLEEYITSKIQLRGKSMRKWVESINKIIRRKLQTQSNGVSHNITFESPPPPIEWHISRAGQADSFDLMTLHPIEIARQLTLLESELYRAVRPSELVGSVWTKEDKEKNSPNLLRMIRHTTNLTLWFEKCIVETMNLEERVAVLSRVIEILQVFQELNNFNGVLEVVSAINSVPVYRLDHTFEAIPERKKKILEEAVELSQDHFKKYLAKLKSINPPCVPFFGIYLTNILKTEEGNPDFLKRHGKELINFSKRRKVAEITGEIQQYQNQPYCLKVEHEIRRFFENLNPMGNRSETEFADYLFKMSLDIEPRNCRQAPRFPRKTMYTLKSPGIRPVRTSTSGTLKGHPVPLEREPPHKITFRSIAETEPETPASASVPTSPNTPTPPQSASSDLSSVFMEHDLSSSYGEFQSVSCGSLHQLGEELLKPPPLPPRRKDAMSEAKLSSRSDSPPAIPPRLPPPLPRNQPRPPVYNGPPMDGPLPSPPPPPPRDPLPDTPPPVPQRPPEIFINYPLNMQPSPVGRYHWDFGSSPSSPNTPPSTPSPRIPRRSCPLSASQNSLYPLPVPITAPPVPPRHNSSPQLPKLPPKTYKRELLQPPLQGLSLVENTDSSQ